One region of Alosa sapidissima isolate fAloSap1 chromosome 1, fAloSap1.pri, whole genome shotgun sequence genomic DNA includes:
- the LOC121705112 gene encoding uncharacterized protein LOC121705112 yields the protein METNPPASSPTPPEREREKHTPTQLPQRHPHIAVLIDSNGKFLDEQRLFPGRKAAKIWCPKIQDTFQIFSNTDFGTPSHIIIHTGTNDLRQHQERVGSMLCTVAERATEAFPDSRIIISTLLPRKAFHPDTISKVNADIIRGCAQLPNIHLAHHTAITPHHLYDHVHLCKNTVGVFTKALKDATLGRTTQVKGQFTPPLRPDQRAAPPRPDQRTPPPRSNQPTTHSSSDKRTAHPRPEQRAAPPRSDLLTPPPSSDQHSSSFRYQHHTQLRPNRPTIPLQARSTHPTRSTNTPPPTPIYRKYAAFVPANFILSAQLC from the exons ATGGAGACCAACCCACCTGCATCCTCCCCTAcgccaccagagagagagagagaaaaacacacacctactcaactGCCCCAGAGACATCCGCATATTGCTGTTCTGATTGACTCCAATGGGAAATTCCTCGATGAACAAAGACTATTCCCAGGACGGAAAGCAGCAAAGATATGGTGCCCAAAAATTCAAGACACCTTCCAAATTTTTTCAAACACAGATTTTGGGACACCAAGTCATATAATAATCCACACAGGCACCAACGACCTCAGACAACACCAGGAGAGAGTTGGTAGTATGCTATGTACAGTCGCAGAGAGGGCAACAGAAGCATTTCCAGACTCAAGAATTATCATCTCAACCCTCCTGCCCAGAAAGGCCTTTCACCCTGACACCATTAGTAAGGTAAATGCAGACATCATCAGGGGCTGTGCACAACTACCAAACATACACCTGGCCCACCACACTGCCATCACTCCACACCACCTTTATGACCATGTGCACCTATGCAAAAACACAGTGGGAGTTTTCACAAAAGCTCTAAAGGATGCTACATTGGGAAGAACCactcaggtcaaaggtcagttcACTCCACCCCTTAGACCAGACCAGCGTGCTGCACCCCCCAG gcCGGACCAACGTACACCACCCCCCAGGTCGAACCAGCCCACCACACACTCCAGTTCGGACAAACGCACTGCACACCCCAGGCCGGAACAGCGTGCAGCACCCCCCAGATCAGACCTGCTCACCCCACCACCCAGCTCAGATCAACACAGCTCATCCTTCAGATACCAGCACCACACACAACTTAGGCCAAACCGACCTACAATACCCCTCCAGGCCAGATCAACACACCCAACCAGGTCAACCAATACCCCACCACCAACTCCAATCTATAGGAAGTATGCCGCCTTCGTTCCTGCCAACTTCATCCTATCAGCACAGCTATGCTGA